One stretch of Siphonobacter curvatus DNA includes these proteins:
- a CDS encoding winged helix-turn-helix transcriptional regulator, with protein sequence MTTSEQPQASETCPAKGLLKLLSGKWKADIFRLAVDAPLRFNSLLRQIPDTNKQSLAVALRELEEEGILEKITIQEKPLHIEYYLTEKGQLLIPVFKQLEGLA encoded by the coding sequence ATGACTACTAGCGAACAGCCCCAAGCTTCTGAGACCTGCCCAGCAAAAGGTCTTTTGAAATTGTTGTCAGGAAAATGGAAGGCTGACATCTTTCGTCTGGCGGTAGATGCTCCGTTACGGTTTAATTCGCTACTACGACAAATACCGGATACAAACAAACAATCGCTGGCGGTAGCCTTGCGGGAACTGGAAGAAGAAGGGATTTTGGAGAAGATCACGATCCAAGAAAAACCCCTGCATATCGAATATTATCTGACGGAGAAAGGTCAGCTTCTAATTCCGGTGTTTAAGCAGTTGGAGGGCTTAGCCTGA
- a CDS encoding YdeI/OmpD-associated family protein yields MGKTDPRVDLYLDNAADFAQPILGHLRELIHTVCPDIQETIKWGTPHFGYANGNLCLMAAFKNHASFGFWLGAKMEDPDGILTISGEQTGMGQLGKLRSLSDLPSDEVLTRYLKQAMQLAEQGVRPTPKREQQPVTIPDYFQAELQKNEAAHRQFQNFSRACQREYVQWLEEAKTESTRTKRMDQALEWIAEGKVRNWKYVRKSK; encoded by the coding sequence ATGGGAAAAACAGATCCCCGCGTCGATCTGTACCTGGATAATGCGGCCGATTTTGCCCAGCCGATTCTGGGCCATTTACGGGAACTGATTCATACGGTTTGTCCCGACATTCAGGAAACGATTAAGTGGGGTACGCCCCATTTTGGCTACGCCAACGGTAACCTGTGCCTGATGGCCGCTTTTAAAAATCACGCTTCCTTTGGCTTTTGGCTGGGAGCGAAGATGGAAGACCCCGACGGAATTCTTACAATAAGCGGTGAGCAAACCGGCATGGGGCAGTTGGGAAAACTGCGGTCGTTATCGGATCTGCCTTCCGACGAAGTGCTGACCCGCTATCTCAAGCAGGCGATGCAACTGGCCGAGCAAGGCGTTCGGCCTACGCCGAAGCGAGAGCAACAGCCTGTTACTATTCCCGACTATTTTCAGGCGGAACTACAAAAAAATGAAGCGGCTCATCGGCAGTTTCAAAACTTTTCCCGGGCCTGCCAGCGGGAGTACGTACAGTGGCTGGAAGAAGCGAAAACGGAAAGCACGCGTACAAAACGCATGGATCAGGCTCTGGAATGGATCGCCGAAGGAAAAGTACGAAACTGGAAATACGTCAGGAAATCAAAATAG
- a CDS encoding heparinase II/III domain-containing protein, with the protein MKPYLLLFLLSSLLSTAQIVPRNLLQKNYPLETVQHLLIPLDQWTPYPKTPAAWQKAITDSVRTGLIQRGEVAAAKPLLPLTATLTLEYVRTANRTHYEEITFNRRHDLLDLTMAEAVEGKGRFTDAIVNMVWAICEESYWGIPAHIGTQKAGSGLPDVEERTVDLFAAETAAVLALTDYLVGGQLDKVSPLIRKRIYHETNIRLFEPIQVPNRYGYLRKDVKANNWNSWIMSNWMTATLFLERNEQRRAQMLHAAMSGLDLYLNGLGEDGGTDEGPMYWFAAGGCVFDALETLESASGGKINIYDQPIIRNMASYVYKMHIANAYFVDFADADPMLRPDGLMLYRFGEKIKDDTLKQFGAWGFRTFGITRVINSFQRQRQVWNVLTVKAVQEIPNAPFTNVPEVWFPDVQVMAARSKTLFVATHAGHNAESHNHNDVGDFIVYAKGEPVIIDAGRGTYTANTFSGRRYKLWFTQSQYHNLPIINGYGQKDGLAYTAKNVAYRKNEASLKMDMAAAYPKEAGLRNWWRTVQLNRKKETVEISEEYQLEKAPQNLTQVFLTLSQVTTTTPGTVTFEGPNHPSVKLSYDAKRWNVRTEPVSLGTPDDEAFKTSWGTGKTIQRVLLEQISPVSKGKHRFVFSLAN; encoded by the coding sequence ATGAAACCTTATTTGCTCCTTTTCCTGCTGAGTTCATTACTGAGCACCGCCCAAATAGTACCCCGTAACCTTCTTCAGAAAAACTATCCACTCGAAACGGTACAGCACCTACTCATCCCGCTGGATCAGTGGACGCCGTATCCGAAAACACCCGCAGCCTGGCAAAAGGCAATCACGGACAGTGTACGGACCGGCCTGATTCAACGGGGAGAAGTGGCTGCGGCAAAACCTCTGTTACCCCTAACCGCAACGCTGACGCTGGAGTACGTCCGTACCGCCAACCGTACTCACTACGAAGAAATTACTTTCAATCGGCGGCACGATCTGCTCGATCTGACGATGGCGGAAGCCGTGGAAGGGAAAGGGCGTTTTACGGATGCCATCGTAAACATGGTCTGGGCCATTTGCGAAGAAAGCTATTGGGGCATTCCGGCTCACATCGGTACGCAGAAGGCCGGCAGTGGCTTACCCGACGTAGAAGAGCGGACGGTCGATCTGTTTGCCGCTGAAACCGCCGCCGTACTTGCCCTCACGGATTACTTGGTTGGCGGCCAACTGGATAAAGTATCGCCCCTGATTCGCAAACGCATCTATCACGAGACCAACATTCGTTTGTTCGAACCCATTCAGGTGCCCAATCGCTACGGATATCTGCGAAAGGACGTGAAGGCAAACAACTGGAATTCCTGGATTATGTCGAACTGGATGACGGCTACGCTATTCCTGGAACGCAACGAACAACGCCGGGCTCAGATGCTGCACGCCGCCATGTCGGGACTGGATTTATACTTGAACGGACTAGGTGAAGATGGCGGTACCGACGAAGGCCCCATGTACTGGTTTGCCGCCGGGGGCTGCGTCTTCGATGCTCTGGAAACGCTGGAAAGTGCGTCCGGCGGAAAAATCAACATTTACGATCAGCCGATCATTCGGAATATGGCTTCCTATGTTTATAAAATGCACATTGCTAATGCCTATTTCGTCGATTTCGCCGACGCCGATCCGATGTTACGGCCCGACGGTCTGATGTTATACCGATTTGGAGAAAAAATTAAGGATGATACGCTGAAGCAGTTTGGAGCCTGGGGCTTCCGTACGTTCGGAATCACACGGGTCATTAACAGTTTTCAGCGGCAACGGCAGGTTTGGAATGTACTGACGGTGAAAGCGGTACAGGAAATTCCCAACGCTCCGTTTACGAACGTTCCCGAAGTCTGGTTTCCGGATGTGCAGGTGATGGCGGCCCGTTCCAAAACGCTCTTTGTAGCGACCCACGCGGGGCACAATGCCGAAAGCCATAACCACAACGACGTCGGAGATTTCATTGTGTACGCCAAAGGCGAGCCCGTCATCATTGACGCCGGACGTGGTACCTACACCGCCAATACTTTTTCGGGACGTCGGTATAAGCTTTGGTTTACGCAGTCCCAGTACCACAATCTGCCCATTATCAATGGTTACGGACAAAAAGACGGTCTGGCTTACACGGCTAAAAATGTAGCGTACCGCAAAAACGAGGCTTCCCTGAAAATGGATATGGCGGCGGCCTATCCCAAAGAAGCAGGCTTACGAAACTGGTGGCGAACGGTACAGCTCAATCGGAAAAAGGAAACCGTAGAAATTAGCGAAGAATACCAGCTTGAAAAAGCACCCCAAAATCTAACGCAGGTATTTCTGACGTTGAGTCAGGTAACTACCACTACGCCGGGTACGGTGACGTTTGAAGGACCAAATCATCCTTCGGTCAAACTCAGTTACGACGCCAAACGCTGGAACGTTCGTACGGAACCAGTATCGCTTGGTACGCCGGACGACGAAGCGTTCAAGACTAGCTGGGGCACGGGAAAGACCATTCAACGCGTATTGCTGGAACAAATATCACCTGTTTCTAAAGGCAAGCACCGTTTCGTTTTCTCCCTCGCTAACTAA
- a CDS encoding response regulator transcription factor — MWRSFLSYGLVLGLLLSLLAWSKYRWLMLDHTTEIYVLVLAGVFIGVGIWVGLRWMAPQVIEKEVIQVYEPLTRPIPEVLEKYGISVREWEVLMQVSKGLSNEEIAEKLFVSTNTVKTHLGNLYAKLEVKRRTQAVEKARLLGLLQASTPPNV; from the coding sequence ATGTGGCGATCTTTTCTATCGTACGGATTGGTACTGGGTCTGTTGCTAAGCTTATTGGCGTGGAGTAAGTACCGTTGGCTGATGCTCGACCACACGACCGAAATCTACGTGCTGGTACTGGCGGGTGTATTCATTGGGGTAGGTATCTGGGTGGGTTTACGCTGGATGGCTCCGCAGGTGATCGAAAAGGAAGTAATACAGGTGTACGAACCCCTTACGCGTCCAATTCCGGAGGTACTGGAGAAGTACGGAATCAGTGTTCGTGAGTGGGAAGTGCTGATGCAGGTTTCAAAAGGATTAAGCAACGAAGAAATTGCCGAGAAGCTATTTGTCTCAACGAACACCGTCAAAACACATCTGGGAAATCTCTACGCCAAGCTGGAGGTAAAACGACGCACCCAAGCCGTAGAAAAGGCCCGTTTGCTGGGATTACTCCAGGCCAGCACTCCCCCAAACGTATGA
- a CDS encoding family 20 glycosylhydrolase — protein sequence MKKLLILACFLVSGMTYAQTNPYPLIPYPASLQPSTGFFEVNASTSLVVPADASLQSQVNQLKSLLGITRTTAGSGNRVILGYDASLGNEEAYTLEVNASKIKLLGKTNTGINRGIQSLRQLVMAGAAKKIPAVTIKDQPAYAWRGMHLDVSRHFFTLEYLKKYVDQLAFYKFNKFHLHLTDDQGWRIEIKKYPLLTQEGAWRTLNNQDSTCIARSKDNPDFAIDPRFLKMKDGKQVYGGFYTQEQIKELVAYAAERSVEIVPEIDMPGHMMAAIRQYPFLSCTSDAGWGKTFSTPICPCNEQTYQFAEDVFNEIFALFPSKYVHLGADEVEKTTWANSEACKALMQKEGIKNVEELQSYFVHRMQKFFASKGKQLIGWDEILEGGIDASAIVMYWRSWVKKAPYQAAQNGNAIVMTPVSTLYFDSPPGIQSVSNVYNLEVVPEGITPEQAKLFMGAQANLWTEFIPSENRAEYMYMPRMTALSEVVWTNKKDFASYEKCLLQHYPIMEKHNIHYRLPDLTGFTEENVFVDKATLSIKKPLESYTLRYTTDGSLPQKTSPELGKGLTITKPQTIKVAAFTSTGLRGDIYTLKYQQQAYAKPVSASGKKPGLTGSLYKKFFKMTTLMKQEKADSTFTVSNVVVPKTVTAPSFGIQFRGLINVPETGVYSFFYTCDDGGILRIADRMVVDNDGNHFPIEKSGQVALQKGAHPFEADFIEGGGGFTLTLKYSLNGSDPKEVPDSWFMR from the coding sequence ATGAAAAAATTGCTGATACTCGCCTGCTTCTTGGTAAGCGGGATGACGTACGCCCAAACGAATCCTTATCCGCTGATTCCCTATCCGGCTTCGCTGCAACCCAGCACCGGATTTTTTGAAGTGAATGCTTCCACGAGTCTGGTCGTTCCAGCCGATGCCTCGCTGCAATCGCAGGTAAATCAATTGAAATCGCTGCTAGGCATTACCCGTACCACGGCTGGCTCAGGCAATCGGGTCATCCTGGGGTACGATGCCTCTTTAGGTAATGAGGAGGCATACACGCTGGAAGTCAATGCTTCGAAGATCAAGTTGTTGGGCAAAACCAATACGGGAATCAACCGCGGAATACAATCGCTGCGTCAACTGGTGATGGCGGGTGCTGCGAAGAAAATTCCGGCGGTAACGATCAAAGACCAGCCCGCGTACGCCTGGCGGGGAATGCACCTGGATGTGTCGCGGCATTTTTTCACGCTGGAGTATCTGAAAAAATACGTCGATCAGTTAGCCTTCTACAAATTCAACAAGTTTCACCTGCACCTGACCGATGACCAGGGCTGGCGGATTGAAATCAAAAAATACCCTTTACTGACCCAGGAAGGGGCCTGGCGTACGCTTAACAATCAGGATTCTACCTGTATCGCCCGCTCGAAAGACAACCCGGATTTTGCCATCGACCCTCGTTTCCTGAAAATGAAAGACGGCAAACAGGTATACGGCGGGTTCTATACCCAGGAGCAAATCAAGGAACTGGTGGCTTACGCAGCGGAACGGTCCGTGGAAATCGTTCCCGAAATCGATATGCCCGGTCACATGATGGCGGCCATCCGGCAATATCCGTTCCTGAGCTGTACCTCCGATGCGGGGTGGGGGAAGACCTTCTCGACGCCGATTTGTCCCTGTAACGAGCAGACGTATCAGTTTGCCGAAGACGTATTCAACGAAATTTTCGCCCTTTTTCCCAGCAAATACGTCCATCTGGGAGCCGACGAAGTAGAGAAAACTACCTGGGCCAATTCCGAGGCCTGTAAGGCTCTGATGCAGAAAGAAGGCATCAAAAACGTGGAAGAATTGCAGAGTTATTTTGTGCACCGGATGCAGAAGTTTTTCGCTTCGAAGGGCAAACAGCTCATCGGCTGGGACGAAATTCTGGAAGGGGGCATCGACGCTTCGGCCATCGTGATGTACTGGCGTTCGTGGGTGAAAAAAGCACCCTACCAAGCTGCCCAGAACGGAAATGCTATTGTCATGACGCCCGTGAGTACACTTTACTTCGATAGCCCTCCGGGTATTCAGTCGGTATCGAACGTGTATAACTTGGAAGTGGTGCCCGAAGGCATTACGCCCGAACAGGCGAAGTTGTTCATGGGTGCTCAGGCGAACCTCTGGACGGAATTCATTCCCAGCGAAAACCGGGCCGAGTACATGTACATGCCGCGGATGACGGCTCTATCGGAAGTGGTCTGGACGAACAAAAAGGATTTCGCTTCCTACGAGAAATGTCTGTTGCAGCATTATCCGATCATGGAGAAACACAACATTCATTACCGCTTACCCGACCTGACGGGCTTTACGGAGGAAAATGTGTTTGTCGATAAAGCGACGTTATCCATCAAAAAACCGTTGGAAAGCTATACGCTTCGGTACACAACGGACGGCTCGCTGCCCCAGAAAACCTCGCCTGAGCTGGGCAAAGGACTGACGATCACCAAACCGCAAACGATCAAAGTAGCGGCCTTTACGTCTACAGGCTTACGCGGGGATATCTATACGCTGAAGTACCAGCAACAGGCGTACGCCAAGCCCGTTTCGGCTAGTGGGAAGAAACCTGGTTTGACGGGTAGCCTGTACAAGAAATTTTTCAAGATGACTACGCTGATGAAGCAGGAGAAAGCCGATAGCACCTTTACGGTATCGAATGTAGTCGTGCCCAAGACAGTCACAGCTCCCAGCTTCGGTATTCAGTTCCGGGGACTCATTAACGTACCCGAAACGGGCGTGTATAGTTTCTTCTATACTTGTGATGATGGAGGGATTCTCCGTATCGCCGACCGTATGGTTGTAGATAACGATGGGAACCATTTCCCCATCGAAAAAAGTGGACAAGTGGCTTTACAAAAGGGTGCTCATCCCTTTGAAGCCGATTTTATTGAAGGCGGCGGTGGCTTCACGCTTACATTGAAATACAGCCTGAACGGTTCGGACCCGAAGGAGGTACCAGATAGCTGGTTTATGCGATAG
- a CDS encoding endonuclease III domain-containing protein: MKRAFDLTEMLQRIEKAIARYPKAAMFELAERGYNTLFEQLISCIISIRTLDETTIPLSLKLFERARTPQQLLNIPMEELANMLEGSQYPGQKAETMRAIAQTAISQYGGQLPANFDQLTALKGVGPKCANLALGVATGVPAISVDVHVHRVVNRWGFVKTTTPEKTLKVLENKVPVSQWIDINRLLMPFGKHVCTGTLPRCSTCPVLEFCEQVDVTKHR; this comes from the coding sequence ATGAAACGTGCCTTCGATCTAACGGAAATGCTGCAACGCATTGAAAAAGCCATTGCCCGGTACCCCAAAGCAGCCATGTTTGAACTGGCCGAGCGCGGCTATAATACGCTGTTTGAACAACTTATTTCCTGCATCATCTCGATTCGGACCCTCGACGAAACGACGATTCCGCTTTCCCTGAAACTCTTTGAGCGAGCCCGTACGCCACAGCAATTGCTGAACATTCCGATGGAAGAACTGGCGAATATGCTGGAAGGAAGTCAGTATCCCGGACAAAAAGCCGAGACGATGCGAGCCATCGCCCAAACGGCCATCAGCCAGTACGGCGGCCAGCTACCCGCTAATTTCGACCAGCTAACGGCCCTCAAGGGTGTAGGTCCGAAGTGTGCGAACCTGGCGTTGGGCGTAGCCACGGGCGTGCCCGCCATCAGCGTGGATGTACACGTCCATCGGGTCGTGAACCGCTGGGGATTTGTGAAAACCACCACGCCCGAAAAAACGCTGAAAGTACTGGAAAACAAAGTCCCCGTATCCCAATGGATTGACATCAACCGCTTACTAATGCCCTTTGGAAAACACGTTTGTACCGGAACGCTGCCCCGCTGTTCGACCTGTCCCGTCCTGGAGTTTTGTGAACAGGTGGATGTGACGAAACATCGGTAA
- a CDS encoding DUF2264 domain-containing protein, whose amino-acid sequence MLRRFFLRQLGGASLLSTVSPLETLAAPSSDRAYWISILEKLSEPLLTALAEDQLKVRMPVESRRGQEADRRKYSYLEALGRLLAGIGPWLALDTDDEKTIRQRYFQLAQRGIQNAVNPQAKDYMNYSEGGQPLVDAAFLAQGLLRCPKLYQSLQPAVQQQLLVAFRKTRNIRPGFSNWLLFSAMIEVFFASIGEEYDKMRLDYALRQHEQWYKGDGIFGDGPDFHWDYYNSYVIQPFMVDILRFLPDKSYDFLRTRMDKIAPRYAAIQERLIASDGSFPVIGRSICYRAGAFHHLANTAFLRQLPSEIAPAQVRSALTAVLHKTLDSPKNYDSKGWLYIGLNGHQPDLGESYISTGSLFLTAMALLPLGLPATDAFWANPATDWTSRRIWEKGENLPTDHAVKA is encoded by the coding sequence ATGCTTCGTCGCTTTTTTCTCCGTCAGTTAGGCGGAGCAAGCTTACTCAGTACGGTGTCTCCGCTGGAAACGCTGGCCGCCCCAAGCTCCGACCGGGCGTACTGGATCAGTATCCTGGAAAAACTATCGGAACCTCTGTTGACGGCTCTGGCCGAAGACCAGCTCAAAGTCCGGATGCCCGTGGAATCGAGGCGGGGTCAGGAAGCGGACCGTCGTAAGTACTCGTACCTGGAGGCCCTGGGTCGATTACTAGCGGGCATTGGCCCCTGGTTGGCTCTGGATACGGACGACGAAAAAACGATTCGGCAACGGTACTTCCAGCTGGCTCAGCGAGGGATTCAAAACGCGGTTAACCCCCAGGCCAAAGATTACATGAATTACAGTGAAGGCGGCCAGCCACTGGTTGACGCGGCTTTTCTGGCTCAGGGTTTACTGCGTTGCCCGAAGTTATACCAATCGTTACAGCCTGCGGTGCAGCAACAGCTTCTAGTGGCGTTTCGAAAGACACGGAACATTCGTCCCGGCTTCAGTAACTGGCTCTTGTTCAGTGCCATGATTGAAGTGTTTTTTGCCAGTATCGGCGAAGAGTATGATAAAATGCGACTGGACTACGCTTTACGTCAGCACGAACAGTGGTACAAGGGCGACGGTATCTTTGGCGATGGTCCGGATTTTCACTGGGACTACTACAACAGTTACGTCATCCAGCCCTTCATGGTGGATATCTTACGATTCCTGCCCGATAAAAGTTACGATTTCTTGCGAACCCGGATGGATAAAATTGCTCCCCGGTACGCAGCCATTCAGGAACGATTGATCGCTTCGGATGGAAGTTTTCCGGTCATTGGCCGATCCATTTGTTACCGGGCCGGGGCTTTTCATCACCTGGCGAATACGGCTTTTCTACGGCAATTACCGTCCGAGATTGCTCCCGCTCAGGTGCGGAGTGCTCTAACGGCAGTATTGCACAAAACCCTCGACAGTCCTAAAAATTATGATTCGAAAGGCTGGCTTTACATTGGTCTGAATGGGCATCAGCCCGATCTCGGCGAAAGCTATATTTCGACGGGAAGTTTATTTCTGACGGCCATGGCCTTACTTCCGCTGGGACTCCCCGCTACGGATGCCTTCTGGGCGAATCCAGCTACGGACTGGACCAGCCGCCGCATCTGGGAAAAAGGTGAAAACCTACCGACGGATCACGCCGTGAAAGCTTAA
- a CDS encoding PepSY-associated TM helix domain-containing protein, producing the protein MTKKYTFRKLIHVMHLWVGLPCTLVLFVMCLTGTMYVFNREITQWVDQEKFHVKVPAQGNVLTLAQLMAAVQRENKELRISGIQVPERADEAWTFSLLKKAKPEAKKETKGAEKGEKKAPRKEKPTNLLVNPYTGKIQGNAQTPTAQFFATVLQLHRWLLIENHDIGGAITGTAALGMILLQITGLLLWLPAKLSSWKKWNVWKPGFKIKTDASGKRLNFDLHKTLGFYAFVFVTIMALTGPVFAWEWYRTGYRQLMGVFTPREEKALETDAKGRQPLALEAIIRQSNQVFPYSGVLRLTLPKDSVGTLIAQKSQNGFFASAGVDRLTLDPYTGQILKLERFGDKTLGEKIAVSSKIIHTGELYGTFTKILYFLACLMATSLPITGFLIWWKRGKAEAAKPVARPAGTARVRPRAVVQAVRE; encoded by the coding sequence ATGACTAAAAAATACACGTTCCGGAAACTGATTCATGTCATGCACCTGTGGGTAGGTTTACCCTGTACCCTCGTTTTGTTTGTCATGTGCCTGACGGGTACGATGTATGTATTCAATCGCGAAATCACGCAGTGGGTAGATCAGGAAAAGTTTCACGTTAAGGTTCCGGCTCAGGGTAACGTACTGACGCTGGCTCAGCTCATGGCGGCGGTACAGCGGGAGAACAAAGAACTGCGAATTTCCGGTATACAGGTTCCCGAACGGGCCGACGAAGCCTGGACCTTCAGCCTGCTGAAAAAAGCCAAACCGGAAGCAAAGAAGGAAACCAAAGGAGCCGAGAAAGGCGAGAAGAAGGCACCCAGAAAAGAAAAGCCGACGAATCTGCTGGTAAATCCATACACCGGAAAGATTCAGGGCAACGCTCAAACCCCAACAGCCCAATTCTTTGCGACGGTTCTGCAACTGCACCGCTGGCTGCTCATCGAAAATCACGACATCGGGGGAGCCATCACGGGTACGGCCGCGTTAGGAATGATTCTGCTCCAAATCACGGGTCTGCTCTTATGGCTACCGGCGAAGCTCAGCAGCTGGAAAAAATGGAACGTCTGGAAACCCGGCTTCAAAATCAAAACCGATGCCAGCGGCAAACGACTCAACTTCGATTTACACAAAACACTGGGTTTTTACGCCTTCGTTTTTGTGACGATCATGGCTCTGACGGGCCCCGTTTTTGCCTGGGAATGGTATCGGACTGGTTACCGTCAGCTCATGGGCGTATTTACACCGAGAGAAGAGAAAGCCCTGGAGACCGATGCCAAAGGTCGCCAGCCGCTAGCTCTGGAAGCAATCATACGTCAAAGCAATCAGGTATTTCCGTACAGCGGCGTCCTGCGGCTGACGCTGCCGAAAGATTCGGTAGGTACCCTCATTGCTCAAAAATCACAGAACGGATTCTTCGCTTCGGCCGGCGTGGATCGACTGACGCTCGATCCGTATACGGGGCAGATACTGAAACTCGAACGCTTCGGGGATAAAACGTTGGGTGAGAAGATCGCCGTTTCGTCCAAGATTATCCATACGGGGGAACTCTATGGCACCTTCACAAAAATCCTGTATTTCCTGGCCTGCTTAATGGCAACTAGTCTACCCATTACCGGTTTTCTGATCTGGTGGAAGCGGGGTAAGGCCGAAGCAGCTAAACCGGTGGCTCGACCGGCAGGGACGGCTCGGGTTCGTCCGCGGGCAGTGGTACAGGCCGTACGGGAATAA
- a CDS encoding PepSY-associated TM helix domain-containing protein codes for MKLKKWIGKGHLYLGLASGLIVFVLSVTGCILAFEQEIKNLTQPYRFIETPAHAELLPPSVLRQKAEQALPGKAADGVLYGVPGRSAEVGFYNFDPEYYYVVYLNPYTGEVLHVWNEDDDFFHFILHGHYYLWLPEKIGQPIAATGTAIFLVLLVSGLVLWWPKNKSAAKQRFSIKWDAAWRRKNYDLHNVLGFYILTIGMVFAITGLVWGFEWFSKSLYWATGGKGSPAYLIPPSDTTAIQTAASPMQIVDRSWRNLMQKHPDQQGINISFPEGNATSIFSYVNFRNGTYYKVDYHYYDQHTGKEIQHTGPYSGNYADANLANTLRRMNYDLHVGAIWGLPGKMLMFFASLICATLPITGTLIWWGRRKKAQHSHTMATPKERNKNVRRPVVVRSKVARQ; via the coding sequence ATGAAACTAAAGAAATGGATCGGTAAAGGACATTTGTACCTGGGACTCGCCTCGGGTCTGATTGTATTTGTCCTGAGCGTCACGGGTTGTATTCTGGCTTTCGAGCAAGAAATCAAAAACCTTACGCAGCCGTACCGATTCATCGAAACGCCAGCTCATGCCGAGTTGCTGCCCCCCTCCGTATTGCGTCAGAAAGCCGAGCAGGCTCTACCCGGCAAAGCAGCCGATGGCGTTTTGTATGGTGTGCCGGGTCGCAGTGCCGAAGTAGGTTTCTATAATTTTGATCCGGAATATTATTACGTCGTTTACCTGAATCCCTATACGGGTGAAGTACTGCACGTCTGGAACGAAGACGATGACTTTTTTCACTTCATTCTGCACGGACATTATTACCTCTGGTTACCCGAAAAAATTGGTCAGCCGATTGCCGCTACGGGAACCGCTATTTTCCTGGTGTTGCTCGTCAGTGGACTGGTCCTCTGGTGGCCGAAAAACAAAAGTGCAGCCAAACAGCGGTTCAGTATCAAATGGGATGCCGCCTGGCGACGGAAAAACTACGATTTGCACAACGTACTGGGTTTTTATATCCTGACCATCGGTATGGTATTCGCCATCACGGGTTTGGTCTGGGGATTTGAATGGTTTTCTAAGTCGTTATATTGGGCTACGGGGGGGAAAGGATCGCCTGCGTACCTCATTCCACCCTCCGATACGACAGCGATACAGACCGCTGCTTCGCCCATGCAGATTGTTGATCGTAGCTGGCGGAATCTGATGCAGAAACACCCCGATCAACAGGGCATTAATATTTCATTCCCCGAAGGCAACGCGACGTCTATTTTCTCGTATGTCAACTTCCGGAATGGCACGTATTACAAAGTCGATTACCACTATTACGATCAGCATACGGGAAAGGAAATTCAGCATACCGGGCCGTATAGCGGCAATTATGCGGATGCTAATCTGGCCAATACCCTTCGCCGGATGAATTATGACCTGCACGTAGGGGCCATCTGGGGTTTACCCGGAAAAATGCTGATGTTCTTTGCGAGTTTGATTTGTGCCACCTTACCCATCACCGGAACGCTGATCTGGTGGGGCCGTCGCAAAAAAGCTCAACATTCGCATACGATGGCCACGCCAAAAGAACGTAATAAAAACGTACGCCGTCCCGTCGTCGTGCGTAGCAAAGTAGCACGCCAATAA
- a CDS encoding DUF4199 domain-containing protein — protein sequence MKRTILVFGAIAGVVASLMLVLSMAMLKSRSTFFFKYGELFGYTSMLLTFSIIFIAVKSYRDRYLNGFISFKDALLLGLGVAFTASTIYVLVWVVFYKTIFPDFPQFYQQCMIEKQQAQGKTAAELAESREQMQVMFSYYDTLGGLIAITYMEILPVGLIVALFSGLVLKKRPSFKS from the coding sequence ATGAAACGAACTATACTGGTTTTTGGGGCCATCGCTGGCGTAGTGGCGTCGCTCATGCTTGTGCTTTCCATGGCAATGCTGAAAAGTCGCTCGACCTTCTTTTTTAAGTACGGTGAACTGTTTGGATACACGTCGATGCTCCTGACGTTTTCCATAATTTTCATCGCCGTTAAAAGCTACCGAGATCGTTATTTAAACGGCTTTATTTCCTTTAAAGATGCCTTACTGCTGGGACTGGGTGTGGCTTTTACCGCTTCAACGATCTACGTCCTGGTTTGGGTGGTTTTTTACAAAACCATCTTTCCTGACTTTCCTCAATTCTACCAGCAGTGCATGATCGAAAAACAGCAAGCTCAGGGAAAAACTGCCGCTGAACTGGCGGAGTCGCGGGAGCAGATGCAGGTCATGTTTTCGTATTATGACACGTTGGGAGGTCTAATTGCCATCACGTATATGGAAATACTACCGGTTGGCTTGATCGTTGCCTTATTTAGTGGATTAGTACTGAAAAAACGTCCTTCTTTTAAAAGCTAA